One Cucurbita pepo subsp. pepo cultivar mu-cu-16 chromosome LG20, ASM280686v2, whole genome shotgun sequence genomic window carries:
- the LOC111783199 gene encoding sugar carrier protein C-like has product MPAVGIATGGTKKAYPGNLTLYVTVTCIVAAMGGLIFGYDIGISGGVTSMDSFLEKFFPSVFRKKHQKETTNQYCQYDSEALTLFTSSLYLAALLSSLVASTVTRRFGRKLSMLFGGMLFCSGAIINAAAKNVLMLILGRLLLGFGIGFANQSVPLYLSEMAPYKYRGALNIGFQLSITVGILIANVLNFFFARIKGGWGWRLSLGGAVVPALIITVGAFVLPDTPNSMIERGRHDEARHQLKRIRGIDDIDEEFNDLVTASVASNQVENSWTNLLKQKYRPHLTMAILIPFFQQLTGINVIMFYAPVLFDTIGFGSEAALMSAVITGCVFVSATVVSIYGVDKWGRRLLFLEGGIQMLICQIVVAAAIGAKFGVDGDPGLLPRWYAIVVVLFICIYVAGFAWSWGPLGWLVPSEIFPLEIRSAAQSVNVSVNMFFTFVVAQVFLVMLCHMKFGLFLFFAFFVLLMSIFVAVFLPETKGIPIEEMNEVWKTHWYWKRFVHDNHLDDGNRVEMVKGGGF; this is encoded by the exons ATGCCGGCGGTGGGAATTGCGACCGGTGGCACTAAAAAGGCGTATCCGGGGAATCTTACTCTTTATGTCACTGTGACATGTATCGTCGCTGCCATGGGGGGGCTAATTTTTGGCTACGATATTGGAATTTCGG GTGGGGTTACTTCAATGGACTCGTTCTTGGAGAAGTTTTTCCCGTCGGTGTTCAGGAAGAAGCACCAGAAGGAAACGACCAACCAGTACTGTCAGTACGACAGTGAGGCGTTGACGTTGTTCACCTCGTCGCTTTACTTGGCGGCGCTGTTGTCGTCGCTGGTTGCGTCGACGGTGACGCGTAGATTTGGGCGGAAATTGTCTATGCTGTTTGGTGGTATGCTGTTTTGTTCTGGTGCTATAATCAATGCCGCTGCTAAGAACGTTTTGATGCTTATTCTTGGTCGTCTTTTGCTTGGTTTTGGCATCGGTTTCGCTAATCAG TCAGTGCCACTATACCTGTCTGAAATGGCTCCATACAAATACAGAGGTGCCCTCAACATTGGTTTTCAGCTGTCAATCACAGTTGGAATTCTGATAGCCAATGTgttgaactttttctttgcAAGGATCAAAGGTGGGTGGGGATGGCGCTTGAGTTTGGGTGGTGCTGTGGTTCCTGCTCTTATAATCACAGTCGGAGCCTTCGTCCTCCCCGACACTCCGAACTCAATGATCGAGCGAGGACGCCACGACGAGGCTCGACATCAACTCAAAAGAATCCGTGGAATTGATGACATTGATGAAGAGTTCAATGACCTTGTTACAGCCAGTGTTGCATCAAACCAAGTGGAGAATTCATGGACTAACCTATTGAAGCAAAAATACAGACCCCATCTCACCATGGCCATCTTGATCCCTTTCTTCCAACAGCTCACTGGCATCAATGTCATCATGTTCTATGCTCCTGTTCTGTTTGACACCATTGGGTTCGGAAGTGAAGCTGCCCTTATGTCAGCTGTGATCACCGGTTGCGTTTTTGTTTCTGCTACGGTTGTTTCAATCTACGGCGTCGACAAATGGGGAAGGAGGCTTCTTTTTCTAGAGGGCGGAATTCAAATGCTGATATGTCAG ATAGTAGTGGCAGCGGCAATTGGTGCAAAATTTGGAGTAGATGGGGACCCTGGGCTGCTACCCAGATGGTACGCAATTGTGGTGGTGCTGTTCATTTGCATATATGTTGCTGGGTTCGCATGGTCATGGGGGCCTCTAGGTTGGCTGGTGCCAAGTGAAATCTTCCCGTTGGAGATTCGTTCAGCTGCTCAAAGTGTAAACGTCTCGGTCAACATGTTCTTCACATTCGTGGTAGCTCAAGTGTTTTTGGTAATGCTTTGCCATATGAAATTTGGGTTGTTCCTTTTCTTTGCGTTCTTTGTTCTACTGATGTCGATCTTCGTGGCGGTGTTCTTGCCTGAGACAAAGGGCATTCCAATTGAAGAGATGAATGAGGTTTGGAAGACACATTGGTACTGGAAAAGGTTTGTGCATGACAATCATTTGGATGATGGAAACAGAGTTGAAATGGTAAAGGGTGGAGGATTTTAG
- the LOC111783203 gene encoding uncharacterized protein LOC111783203, producing the protein MREERGPRPVETGPTKSPDFSLDKPTLRQVILLISALISLSHSVKVFSSKWKLIRDKLEELNSGLIAADNCDSDENPAISDLIRKVIETATECRDLACRCVDLSFSGKLLMQSDLDVICAKFDRHAKKLSDIYTAGILSQGFAIVVSRPGLGACKDDMRFYVRDIVTRMKIGCSDLKRQALVNLLAAVTEDEKYVKLIIEIGEIVNLLVNFLGSPETELQEAALKVLHIISGFDSYKPVLVGNGVIAPLIRVLESGSEEGKNIATRCLMKFTENSGNAWSVSAHGGVTALLKICSNADSKAELISPACGVLSNLVGVEEIKRFMIEEGAISTFIRLARSKDEAVQINSIVFLQNIAYGDESVNKFLVKDGGIRALVRVLDPKSSSSTKTLEVAMRAIENLCFSSISYVNILMNYGFMDNLLYFLRNGEVSLQEVALKVAARLCGTSEEVKKAMGDGGFMPEFVKFLGAKSFEVREMAAEALSELVMIPKNRKRFSQDNRNVEMLLQMLDTEEGNSGNKRFLFSILNSLTGSSSGRRKIVNSGYMKNIEKLAEAEVYDAKKLVRKLSTNKFRSMLNGIWHS; encoded by the coding sequence ATGAGAGAAGAACGGGGTCCGAGACCTGTAGAAACGGGCCCGACGAAGTCGCCGGATTTCTCACTCGACAAGCCCACACTCCGGCAAGTAATTCTCCTAATTTCTGCTTTGATATCTCTTTCTCATTCCGTTAAagtattttcttccaaatggAAATTAATCCGCGACAAGCTTGAAGAATTGAATTCCGGCTTAATCGCGGCGGATAACTGTGATTCCGACGAAAATCCCGCAATCTCTGACCTAATTCGCAAGGTGATTGAGACAGCTACTGAATGCCGCGATCTCGCTTGCCGGTGTGTTGATCTCTCTTTCAGTGGGAAGCTTTTGATGCAAAGTGATTTGGATGTTATCTGTGCGAAATTTGACCGCCATGCGAAGAAGCTTTCGGACATTTATACAGCAGGCATTTTGTCGCAAGGGTTCGCCATCGTCGTTTCTAGGCCTGGCCTTGGAGCTTGTAAGGATGATATGAGATTTTATGTGAGGGATATTGTGACGAGAATGAAGATTGGTTGTTCAGATCTGAAGAGGCAAGCCCTCGTTAATCTTCTCGCTGCTGTAACTGAAGACGAAAAGTATGTGAAACTAATAATAGAAATCGGCGAGATAGTGAATCTCCTTGTTAATTTTCTTGGCTCTCCCGAGACAGAACTCCAAGAAGCGGCTTTGAAAGTTCTTCATATAATCTCTGGGTTTGATTCTTATAAACCAGTTCTAGTTGGAAATGGGGTAATTGCGCCATTGATTCGGGTTTTGGAAAGTGGGAGCGAGGAGGGGAAGAACATAGCCAcaaggtgtttgatgaaattcacGGAGAATTCTGGAAATGCTTGGTCTGTATCTGCTCATGGCGGAGTAACAGCTCTGTTAAAAATCTGTTCCAATGCTGATTCCAAAGCAGAATTGATCAGCCCTGCTTGTGGGGTGCTCAGCAATCTCGTTGGTGTTGAAGAGATCAAGAGATTTATGATTGAAGAAGGTGCAATTTCAACGTTTATTAGGCTCGCTCGATCTAAAGATGAAGCTGTGCAGATAAACTCTATTGTTTTTCTCCAAAATATAGCTTATGGGGATGAATCAGTCAACAAATTCCTGGTTAAAGACGGTGGAATTCGGGCTTTAGTTCGTGTTTTGGATCCAAAATCTTCGTCCTCAACCAAAACTCTGGAGGTAGCGATGCGAGCAATTGAAAACCTCTGTTTCTCATCAATTAGTTATgtaaatattttgatgaacTACGGGTTCATGGATaatcttctttatttcttACGAAATGGGGAAGTTTCTCTTCAAGAAGTAGCTCTGAAAGTTGCAGCTAGGCTATGTGGGACATCAGAAGAAGTCAAGAAAGCAATGGGGGATGGAGGTTTCATGCCAGAATTCGTCAAGTTTCTTGGTGCAAAGTCGTTTGAAGTTCGAGAAATGGCAGCCGAGGCACTCTCAGAATTGGTCATGATCCCCAAAAACAGGAAGAGATTTTCTCAGGACAATCGAAACGTAGAGATGCTTCTGCAAATGCTGGACACAGAGGAGGGAAATTCAGGTAACAAAAGGTTCCTCTTTTCCatattaaactcattaacagGAAGCAGTAGTGGTAGAAGAAAGATTGTGAATTCTGGGTATATGAAAAACATTGAGAAACTTGCAGAAGCTGAAGTTTACGACGCTAAGAAGCTCGTCAGAAAATTGTCCACAAACAAATTCCGTAGTATGTTGAATGGAATCTGGCATTCTTGA
- the LOC111783204 gene encoding external alternative NAD(P)H-ubiquinone oxidoreductase B2, mitochondrial yields the protein MPTYAFYNRVSRLFRDHPSFSRLLVLVSVSGGSLVAYADASPTNGVPSIASKVNVDEKKKKVVVLGTGWAGTSFLKNIKDPSYEVQVISPRNYFAFTPLLPSVTCGTVEARSIVEPIRNIVRKKRVDIRFNEAECYKIDAKNKKLYCRSNENNNLNGKKEFVVDYDYLVISVGAQVNTFNTPGVVENCHFLKEVEDAQRIRRTVIDCFERASLPTLDEEDRKKILHFAIVGGGPTGVEFAAELHDFVNEDLVKLYPGLQNFVRITLLEAGDHILNMFDKRITAFAEEKFRRDGIDVKTGSMVIKVTDKEISTKEMKNGEISSMPYGMTVWSTGIGTRPIIKDFMTQIGQANRRALATDEWLRVEGCDNVYALGDCATINQRRVMEDISAIFIKADKDNSGTLTVKEFKEVIDDICERYPQVELYLKNKQMHDIVDLLKGSKGDVAKESIALDIEEFKSALSQVDSQMKNLPATAQVAAQQGAYLAHCFNRMEECESNPEGPLRFRGSGRHRFRPFRYKHLGQFAPLGGEQTAAQLPGDWVSIGHSSQWLWYSVYASKQVSWRTRALVVTDWTRRFVFGRDSSRI from the exons ATGCCAACGTACGCTTTCTATAACAGAGTTTCCAGACTTTTCCGGGACCATCCGTCGTTTTCCAGGCTCCTTGTTCTTGTCTCCGTTAG TGGGGGGAGCCTTGTAGCATATGCTGATGCTAGCCCAACGAATGGGGTACCCAGTATTGCATCCAAAGTCAATGTAgatgagaaaaagaagaaggtggTAGTGCTTGGAACTGGTTGGGCGGGAACAAGTTTCTTGAAGAATATTAAAGATCCGTCGTATGAGGTTCAAGTGATATCACCTCGAAATTATTTTGCGTTCACCCCATTATTACCAAGTGTTACATGTGGTACAGTGGAAGCCCGTAGCATTGTTGAACCCATTCGCAACATTGTGAGAAAG AAAAGGGTAGACATTAGATTCAATGAAGCAGAATGCTACAAGATTGAtgctaaaaacaaaaaactctACTGCCGATCTAACGAAAACAACAATCTGAAtggaaaaaaggaatttgttGTGGACTACGACTACCTGGTGATATCTGTGGGAGCACAAGTTAATACATTCAATACTCCTGGCGTTGTGGAGAATTGCCATTTCTTAAAG GAAGTGGAAGATGCTCAGAGAATACGAAGAACTGTAATTGATTGCTTTGAGAGGGCAAGCCTGCCTACCCTGGATGAAgaagatagaaagaaaattcttcattttgcTATTGTTGGAGGTGGCCCCACTGGTGTGGAATTTGCAGCAGAACTTCATGATTTTGTTAATGAGGACTTGGTCAAGTTATATCCTggacttcaaaattttgtaagaATTACTCTTCTTGAGGCAGGAGATCATATCTTGAACAT GTTTGACAAAAGAATTACTGCTTTTGCTGAAGAAAAATTCCGTAGAGATGGTATTGATGTTAAGACCGGATCGATGGTAATCAAGGTAACTGATAAAGAGATTTCTACCAAGGAAATGAAGAATGGAGAAATATCCTCTATGCCTTATGGAATGACTGTATGGTCAACTGGAATAGGAACGCGTCCGATCATAAAGGACTTTATGACACAGATTGGTCAG GCTAACAGGCGTGCTTTGGCAACCGACGAATGGCTTCGAGTTGAGGGATGTGACAATGTATACGCACTTGGTGACTGCGCTACTATAAATCAGCGAAGAGTCATG GAGGATATTTCAGCAATTTTTATCAAGGCAGACAAAGACAATTCTGGGACACTAACAGttaaagaatttaaagaaGTCATTGATGACATATGTGAAAGATATCCCCAGGTGGAGCTATATTTGAAGAATAAGCAAATGCACGACATTGTTGATCTTTTAAAAGGATCCAAAGGGGATGTGGCAAAGGAATCAATCGCACTAGACATTGAAGAGTTTAAATCCGCCCTTTCCCAAGTTGATTCACAAATGAAAAACCTTCCTGCTACCGCACAG GTGGCTGCACAACAAGGCGCATATCTTGCCCATTGTTTTAACCGTATGGAAGAATGCGAAAGCAATCCTGAAGGTCCTCTGAGGTTTAGGGGATCAGGACGCCACCGCTTTCGGCCCTTTAG GTACAAACATCTTGGACAATTTGCACCAttaggaggagaacaaacggCTGCACAACTTCCTGGAGATTGGGTGTCCATTGGCCACAGCTCTCAGTGGCTCTGGTATTCTGTCTATGCAAG CAAGCAAGTGAGTTGGCGGACAAGAGCACTAGTGGTAACGGATTGGACAAGgcgttttgtttttggaagaGATTCGAGTCGCATATGA
- the LOC111783207 gene encoding heterogeneous nuclear ribonucleoprotein U-like protein 1, protein MASIKRRHQEDDHEAKKAKISCVSDASELKGQHPVVLNPADCDLDFKIESDGLLGSALYEQGFAYCWSGARATVGITGGKYCFGCKIISLQPVEMNDTAPDQQHLCRLGISIGDSPVGNLGETKQSFGFGGTGKFSNAGKFSDYGEKFGIGDTIVCALNLESNPLASIGFSKNGKWLGTAIQFDAGPRGLGVVDSPLGKLRWESALFPHVLLKNVEVQLQFSVEEGLVPEEGFKPWGTALDDNNALIGPTFNNVRDCEVMMMVGLPASGKSTWAKKWADQHPEKRYILLGTNLILDQMKLPGLLRKHNYGQRFDCLMDQATGIFNILLSRAATIPRNYIIDQTNVYKNARKRKLKPFVYFQKIAVVVFPRPEELQRRSAERFREMGKEVPADAVNEMLANFILPTSKNMPGSEEYFDEVIFVELDRAESQRYLDGMKRALTSESRDNLTSFSKASTAPHVLPSSQNQGLRGVSDARQYGNPRFISEVHQENMYSPLPRFVPLHRPYESLIGETRYPGPSSHPLHSYPGSDPYSIGGHFRDSRQMGELFPREYADVAYSFPTTGPPYGTPPPRPAYQFPSNMPYGRGYASPRPRYY, encoded by the exons ATGGCGTCCATTAAACGCCGTCACCAAGAAGACGATCATGAGGCGAAGAAAGCCAAAATTTCCTGTGTTTCAGATGCTTCTGAGTTGAAGGGGCAGCATCCAGTGGTGCTCAACCCAGCCGACTGCGACTTGG ATTTCAAGATTGAAAGTGATGGTCTTCTAGGATCAGCTCTTTATGAGCAAGGTTTTGCTTACTGCTGGTCCGGTGCTCGGGCCACCGTTGGTATTACTGGTGGAAAATATTGTTTTGGTTGCAAGATTATCTCTTTACAGCCAGTTGAAATGAATGATACTGCTCCAGATCAGCAGCATCTTTGTCGTCTCGGCATTTCCATAGGGGACAGTCCAGTGGGTAATCTTGGAGAAACTAAACAAAGTTTTGGATTTGGTGGCACAGGAAAGTTCTCAAATGCTGGAAAATTTTCTGACTATGGTGAAAAGTTTGGGATTGGTGATACCATTGTTTGTGCTTTAAATCTTGAAAGCAATCCTCTGGCCTCTATTGGATTTTCCAAAAATGGCAAATGGTTGGGTACTGCAATACAATTTGATGCCGGTCCAAGAGGCCTTGGAGTAGTGGATTCTCCATTGGGGAAGCTTCGATGGGAATCAGCACTTTTTCCTCATGTATTGTTGAAGAATGTTGAGGTCCAGTTACAATTCAGTGTTGAAGAGGGGCTTGTTCCAGAAGAAGGCTTTAAACCGTGGGGCACTGCTTTGGATGATAACAATGCATTGATAGGGCCTACTTTTAATAATGTAAGAGATTGTGAAGTCATGATGATGGTGGGTCTACCGGCTTCTGGAAAAAGTACGTGGGCCAAGAAATGGGCAGATCAACATCCTGAGAAACGCTATATTTTGCTTGGGACTAATCTAATTCTGGATCAAATGAAG TTGCCAGGTCTATTGCGAAAACATAATTATGGACAACGTTTTGATTGTTTGATGGACCAAGCAACTGGGATTTTCAACATACTTCTGTCTAGAGCAGCTACCATACCTCGCAATTACATAATTGATCAAACAAATGTTTACAAAAATGCCCGGAAACGGAAACTGAAACCATTTGTGTACTTCCAGAAA ATTGCTGTTGTGGTATTCCCAAGGCCCGAGGAGTTGCAGCGTCGATCGGCTGAAAGATTTAGAGAAATGGGGAAAGAAGTACCAGCTGATGCAGTGAATGAAATGTTAG CCAATTTTATCCTGCCCACCAGCAAGAACATGCCTGGTTCTGAAGAATATTTTGATGAG GTTATATTTGTAGAACTTGATCGTGCAGAGTCTCAAAGGTATTTGGATGGGATGAAACGTGCTCTAACATCTGAATCACGCGACAACTTAACGTCATTTTCTAAAGCTAGTACTGCTCCTCATGTTTTACCTTCATCTCAAAATCAAG gtCTACGTGGTGTATCAGATGCTAGACAATATGGAAATCCAAGATTTATTTCTGAAGTACATCAAGAAAATATGTACTCTCCTTTACCTAGGTTTGTTCCCCTTCACAGACCATACGAGAGTTTGATTGGTGAAACCAGGTACCCTGGTCCAAGTAGCCATCCGCTTCACAGTTATCCAGGGAGTGATCCTTACAGCATTGGTGGACATTTCCGAGACAGTCGTCAAATGGGTGAACTCTTCCCAAGGGAATACGCTGATGTAGCTTATTCCTTCCCTACCACTG GTCCACCGTATGGGACCCCACCTCCAAGACCCGCATATCAATTTCCTTCTAATATGCCTTATGGTAGAGGTTATGCCTCCCCACGTCCAAGGTACTACTGA
- the LOC111783208 gene encoding telomerase Cajal body protein 1: protein MSETESMLVEEEENRSNPAGEAAEAAMNEEQQSYSWPVIQFNSPPQRTYHFYNQFRTGPNPNNFFKGVKWSPDGSCFLTSSEDNSLRRFNLPDYGNDVSGNVTGEEDSFTSNLVVGEGESVYDFCWYPYMSASDPVTCVFASTTRDHPIHLWDAASGELRCTYRAYDAMDEITAAFSISFNPAGTKIFAGYNKLVRIFDLHRPGRDFGQHSTLQGNKEGQTGIISAIAFSPTHNGMLALGSYSQTTGIYREDNMELLYVLHGQEGGITHIQFSKDGNYLYTGGRKDPYILCWDIRKSVDVVYKLYRSSEHTNQRIFFDIEPCGQHLGTGGQDGFVHVYDLQTGQWVTSFQAAQDTVNGFSFHPYMPMTVTSSGHRRFIGPDNDDGDLCLRGDENCASVWSFNFASLGDGDAINTN from the exons ATGTCTGAAACAGAATCGATGTTagtggaggaggaagaaaacaGGTCCAATCCGGCTGGGGAAGCCGCGGAAGCTGCCATGAACGAAGAGCAGCAATCATACTCGTGGCCAGtgattcaattcaattccCCTCCACAGAGGACTTACCATTTCTACAACCAGTTTCGGACTGGTCCGAACCCTAACAACTTCTTCAAGGGCGTAAAATG GTCTCCTGATGGGTCGTGTTTTCTTACGAGCTCTGAGGACAATAGTCTTCGCAGATTCAACCT GCCAGATTACGGCAACGATGTTTCCGGCAATGTAACTGGTGAAGAGG ATTCTTTTACTTCCAACCTTGTTGTGGGTGAAGGGGAGTCAGTCTATGACTTCTGTTGGTATCCTTACATGTCTGCTTCAG ACCCTGTTACATGCGTCTTTGCAAGTACCACACGCGACCATCCAATTCATCTCTGGGATGCTGCATCAGGCGAG CTGCGCTGTACATATCGAGCTTATGATGCCATGGATGAAATTACTGCTgccttttcaatttcatttaatcCAGCTGGAACCAA AATATTTGCTGGATACAACAAATTGGTGAGAATATTTGATTTGCATCGACCTGGTAGAGATTTTGGGCAACACTCGACGCTGCAAGGAAATAAGGAAGGTCAAACAG GCATCATATCTGCAATTGCCTTTTCTCCTACACACAATGGAATGCTTGCCTTGGGCTCTTATAGCCAGACCACCGGAATCTATAGGGAAGACAATATGGAGTTGTTATATGTTCTACATGGTCAAGAAGGTGGAATTACACAT ATCCAATTTTCAAAAGATGGAAATTATCTATACACTGGAGGTCGAAAG GACCCATATATACTTTGCTGGGATATTCGCAAATCTGTAGATGTTGTTTACAA ACTATACAGATCATCTGAACATACCAACCAACGGATATTTTTTGATATTGAGCCATGTGGCCAACATCTTGGCACAGGTGGTCAG GATGGTTTTGTTCATGTATATGATCTTCAAACCGGGCAGTGGGTAACAAGTTTTCAAGCAGCACAAG ACACAGTTAatgggttttcttttcatccATATATGCCAATGACTGTCACATCATCAGGTCACCGAAGATTTATAGGACCTGACAATGATGATGGGGATTTATGTCTGCGTG GTGATGAAAACTGTGCTTCTGTTTGGAGTTTTAATTTTGCTTCGTTGGGAGATGGTGATGCTATCAACACCAATTGA
- the LOC111783209 gene encoding bifunctional riboflavin kinase/FMN phosphatase isoform X2, giving the protein MAHFYIQYGKQWDGREALRITGKTPYESAAVIIEDYELPCTSTELMSQVSPMFAERWCNIKALPGANRLIKHFTGHRVPMALASNSSRENIETKISFHQGWKDSFSVIIGSDEVTTAKPSPEIFLEAAKRLNLEPSRCLVIEDSVPGVAAGKAAGMKVIAVPSLPKKTNLYSSADEVINSLLDFQPEKWGLPPFEDWVENTLPINPMYIGGPVVKGYGRGSKVLGIPTANLSTEGYSDVLLEHPSGVYFGWAGLSTRGIFKMVASIGWNPFFDNAEKTIEPWLLHEFHEDFYDEDLRLVLVGYIRPEANFPNLESLIAKIHEDGRIAERALDLPLYSKYRDDQYLKQHDA; this is encoded by the exons ATGGCACACTTCTACATACAG TATGGAAAGCAATGGGATGGAAGGGAAGCCCTAAGAATTACGGGGAAGACGCCATACGAGTCTGCAGCTGTTATTATTGAAGATTACGAGCTTCCTTGCACATCAACTGAATTGATGTCACAAGTTTCCCCAATGTTTGCGGAGAG ATGGTGCAACATTAAAGCACTTCCAGGAGCAAACCGGTTGATTAAACATTTCACTGGTCACAGAGTGCCAATGGCATTAGCTTCGAACTCAAGTAGGGAAAACATAGAGaccaaaatttcttttcatcagG GCTGGAAAGACTCGTTCTCTGTGATAATCGGTAGCGATGAAGTTACAACGGCCAAACCATCTCCTGAAAT ATTCCTTGAAGCAGCAAAAAGGTTAAATCTCGAACCCTCAAGGTGCCTCGTAATTGAGGATTCGGT TCCAGGTGTTGCAGCTGGTAAGGCTGCTGGGATGAAGGTGATTGCTGTACCATCCCTTCCGAAGAAGACTAATCTCTACTCTTCAGCGGACGAGGTGATCAATTCACTGCTCGACTTTCAGCCTGAGAAATGGGGCCTACCTCCATTTGAAGATT GGGTAGAGAACACCTTACCAATTAATCCTATGTACATTGGAGGTCCCGTCGTCAAGGGATATGGGCGTGGCTCGAAAGTTCTTGGGATTCCTACAG CGAATTTATCTACAGAAGGATATTCAGATGTCCTTTTAGAACATCCATCAGGCGTTTATTTCGGTTGGGCTGGTTTATCAACAAGAGGCATCTTTAAAATGGTCGCGAGCATCGGATGGAATCCATTTTTCGACAATGCAGAAAAGACGATT GAACCATGGCTACTCCACGAGTTCCATGAAGATTTCTACGATGAGGACTTGAGACTTGTTCTAGTCGGATACATTCGGCCAGAG GCCAACTTTCCAAACCTTGAGAGCCTAATAGCTAAGATTCACGAGGATGGAAGAATTGCAGAAAGAGCTCTTGATCTTCCACTGTACTCGAAGTATAGAGACGACCAATACCTGAAGCAGCATGATGCTTAG
- the LOC111783209 gene encoding bifunctional riboflavin kinase/FMN phosphatase isoform X1: MIKSSISNPLKMVVSGVILDLDGTLLHTDGIVSDVLKSFLDKYGKQWDGREALRITGKTPYESAAVIIEDYELPCTSTELMSQVSPMFAERWCNIKALPGANRLIKHFTGHRVPMALASNSSRENIETKISFHQGWKDSFSVIIGSDEVTTAKPSPEIFLEAAKRLNLEPSRCLVIEDSVPGVAAGKAAGMKVIAVPSLPKKTNLYSSADEVINSLLDFQPEKWGLPPFEDWVENTLPINPMYIGGPVVKGYGRGSKVLGIPTANLSTEGYSDVLLEHPSGVYFGWAGLSTRGIFKMVASIGWNPFFDNAEKTIEPWLLHEFHEDFYDEDLRLVLVGYIRPEANFPNLESLIAKIHEDGRIAERALDLPLYSKYRDDQYLKQHDA, encoded by the exons ATGATTAAGAGCTCCATCTCAAATCCTCTGAAAATGGTTGTATCTGGCGTTATTCTTGATCTGGATGGCACACTTCTACATACAG ATGGCATAGTGAGTGACGTTCTAAAATCTTTTTTGGACAAGTATGGAAAGCAATGGGATGGAAGGGAAGCCCTAAGAATTACGGGGAAGACGCCATACGAGTCTGCAGCTGTTATTATTGAAGATTACGAGCTTCCTTGCACATCAACTGAATTGATGTCACAAGTTTCCCCAATGTTTGCGGAGAG ATGGTGCAACATTAAAGCACTTCCAGGAGCAAACCGGTTGATTAAACATTTCACTGGTCACAGAGTGCCAATGGCATTAGCTTCGAACTCAAGTAGGGAAAACATAGAGaccaaaatttcttttcatcagG GCTGGAAAGACTCGTTCTCTGTGATAATCGGTAGCGATGAAGTTACAACGGCCAAACCATCTCCTGAAAT ATTCCTTGAAGCAGCAAAAAGGTTAAATCTCGAACCCTCAAGGTGCCTCGTAATTGAGGATTCGGT TCCAGGTGTTGCAGCTGGTAAGGCTGCTGGGATGAAGGTGATTGCTGTACCATCCCTTCCGAAGAAGACTAATCTCTACTCTTCAGCGGACGAGGTGATCAATTCACTGCTCGACTTTCAGCCTGAGAAATGGGGCCTACCTCCATTTGAAGATT GGGTAGAGAACACCTTACCAATTAATCCTATGTACATTGGAGGTCCCGTCGTCAAGGGATATGGGCGTGGCTCGAAAGTTCTTGGGATTCCTACAG CGAATTTATCTACAGAAGGATATTCAGATGTCCTTTTAGAACATCCATCAGGCGTTTATTTCGGTTGGGCTGGTTTATCAACAAGAGGCATCTTTAAAATGGTCGCGAGCATCGGATGGAATCCATTTTTCGACAATGCAGAAAAGACGATT GAACCATGGCTACTCCACGAGTTCCATGAAGATTTCTACGATGAGGACTTGAGACTTGTTCTAGTCGGATACATTCGGCCAGAG GCCAACTTTCCAAACCTTGAGAGCCTAATAGCTAAGATTCACGAGGATGGAAGAATTGCAGAAAGAGCTCTTGATCTTCCACTGTACTCGAAGTATAGAGACGACCAATACCTGAAGCAGCATGATGCTTAG